The following is a genomic window from Balneolaceae bacterium.
ATGGCAAAGAGATCAACATGGCCGGAATTGCCAAAGGCAGCGGAATGATTCATCCCGATATGGGGACTATGCTTGGCTTTATTGTATGTGATATTGCCATTAGCTCTGAACTTCTGGATGAGGCACTCCGTACCGCCGTTGATAAATCCTTCAATATGATTACGGTGGATGGAGATACATCCACAAATGACATGGTTTCGATCATGTGTAATGGCGAGGCTGGAAACGAAAAGATCACTGAAAAAGATGCGAACTACGATCTGTTTCTTGCCAACCTGGAACAACTTTGTACTCACCTTGCTAAACTGATTATTTCAGACGGCGAAGGTTCTACAAAACTGATTGAATATCACACCGAAGGAGCTAAAACCGAGAAAGAAGCCCGCCAAGTCGTGCGCACGGTCTCCAACTCCAATCTTGTGAAAACAGCCATCTTTGGATCCGACCCCAACTGGGGACGAATCATTGCTGCAGCCGGCAGATCAGGTGTAGATTTCGATCCTGAAAAAGTGGATCTGTATATCGGTGCCGAGATTAACAAAATGGAACAGGTTGTAAAAGAGGGACAACCGATTGACGGAGTTCGAAAAAAACTCAAAAAGGTGATGAACGAATCGACCATAATTATCATGATCGACCTGAACCAGGGTGATGCAAAAGCCACCGGCTGGGGATCTGACTTCTCGTACGAGTATGTGAGAATTAATGCGGAATATACGACGTAATTGAATCTCGCCTGGCGATTGTTTTTTCGGCGAATCCTCCAGGTAGTAGGTAATGAGGGGAACAAGCAGGACGCTTGCGCCATTCATGCAAAGATACGCACGAGCGTCTCGCTCGTGCTATCAATATCGCCCGCTGATAGTTTTTAATGGCGGCGATGTTTCTGGCCCTGCCACCAGATTCTCGGCTGCCGGGGGAGTGGTTTTTTTCATGCCGAATCCGACTCTTTTTATCCAGAAATTCTGCAGCAAAAAAAAGCAACAATTCAAAACCCGATCTACATCAATCATATTGTTTTGACTGAATGGGTTTGGGTGTTAACTCGATCATATAAG
Proteins encoded in this region:
- the argJ gene encoding bifunctional glutamate N-acetyltransferase/amino-acid acetyltransferase ArgJ, translating into MLNNLTHVRGITCWGAHMGIKSKRRDIALIYSKVPASAAAVFTRNVVAAEPIKLSRQHIKDGMAQAFIINSGNANACTGKEGWKGAVAMAESTAKELKISKEAVLVASTGLIGEPFPTEKVVKGIKECVKKLSDRVIAGSLTANAILTTDTFAKEGFTSFSVDGKEINMAGIAKGSGMIHPDMGTMLGFIVCDIAISSELLDEALRTAVDKSFNMITVDGDTSTNDMVSIMCNGEAGNEKITEKDANYDLFLANLEQLCTHLAKLIISDGEGSTKLIEYHTEGAKTEKEARQVVRTVSNSNLVKTAIFGSDPNWGRIIAAAGRSGVDFDPEKVDLYIGAEINKMEQVVKEGQPIDGVRKKLKKVMNESTIIIMIDLNQGDAKATGWGSDFSYEYVRINAEYTT